Proteins co-encoded in one Salvia splendens isolate huo1 chromosome 4, SspV2, whole genome shotgun sequence genomic window:
- the LOC121800151 gene encoding endoglucanase 8-like, producing the protein MAFSTTMMAWGVIEYGKSMGPELEHAVEAVRWSTDYFLKATATPGVVYAQLGDPNADHNCWERPEDMDTPRTVYAVTQNAPGSEVSAEIAAALAASSSVFKAFGDKLYAKVLLKRASEVFEFADKYRGSYNDSIAGGACPFYCDYSGYQDELLWGAAWLYKASKKSVYLNYVMQNIINFKPQIEAGISEFGWDAKHAGISVLISKLVLNNTMETSTPFLSYSDTFICSLLPDSPTNIVQFSPGGLLVRQGVCNLQHATGVSFLVLVYARYLKKSKHVIRCNDKIITQKMLVGFTKKQVDYILGSNPLSMSYMVGYGSKFPRRIHHRASSLPSVAQHPGHIACKDGTPYFMSDDANPNELTGAVVGGPNVDDSFSDDRLDSTKSEPATYINAPLLGLLAYFKSRSSP; encoded by the exons ATGGCATTCTCAACGACGATGATGGCGTGGGGAGTAATCGAATACGGCAAGTCCATGGGCCCAGAGCTGGAGCATGCGGTGGAGGCAGTGCGGTGGTCGACGGACTACTTCCTGAAAGCCACCGCCACTCCCGGCGTGGTTTATGCTCAGCTGGGAGACCCCAACGCCGATCACAACTGTTGGGAGAGGCCAGAAGACATGGACACTCCTCGTACGGTGTATGCGGTCACTCAGAACGCACCTGGATCCGAAGTATCGGCTGAGATAGCCGCTGCGCTGGCCGCCTCGTCTTCGGTTTTCAAAGCTTTCGGAGATAAGCTGTACGCTAAAGTGCTCCTCAAAAGGGCCTCCGAG GTATTTGAGTTTGCAGACAAGTATAGAGGCTCTTACAACGACAGTATTGCTGGAGGAGCCTGCCCTTTTTATTGTGATTACAGTGGCTATCAG GATGAATTGTTGTGGGGGGCAGCATGGCTATACAAAGCTAGCAAAAAATCAGTTTACTTGAATTATGTGATGCAAAACATCATAAACTTCAAACCACAGATTGAAGCAGGCATCTCAGAATTTGGATGGGATGCAAAACATGCTGGAATCAGTGTTCTTATTTCAAAA TTGGTGCTAAATAACACCATGGAAACTTCTACACCTTTTCTCTCCTATTCGGACACCTTTATCTGTTCACTACTGCCAGACTCTCCCACCAATATCGTCCAATTCTCTCCAg GAGGGCTTCTAGTAAGACAAGGAGTTTGTAACTTGCAACATGCAACCGGGGTCTCATTTCTCGTACTAGTATATGCTCGTTACCTGAAGAAATCGAAGCATGTCATTCGATGCAACGATAAAATCATCACTCAAAAGATGCTCGTTGGTTTCACAAAAAAGCAG GTGGACTATATACTGGGAAGCAATCCATTGAGCATGTCGTACATGGTGGGATACGGCAGTAAGTTTCCACGGAGAATACACCACAGGGCGTCCTCGCTGCCTTCGGTGGCTCAGCATCCAGGCCACATAGCCTGCAAGGATGGAACGCCTTATTTCATGAGCGACGACGCCAATCCCAATGAGCTCACAGGGGCAGTGGTCGGAGGCCCCAACGTGGACGACTCCTTTTCTGATGATCGCCTCGACTCCACCAAATCCGAGCCCGCCACTTATATCAATGCACCACTTCTCGGACTATTGGCTTATTTCAAGTCGCGTTCTTCACCCTGA